GCGCAGTATGTTCGGGTTCGGCACGAGCTCGATGGTAAGCTGGCTCCTGCTGTCCTTGATTTTCTCGGCGGCGGCGGTTTTCGGACGGTAGTCCGCGACAGCCGCGCAGTGGACGATGACATCGGCAGAGGGCTGTCGGGCCATGACGGCGTCGTGCATTTCTTGGGCGCTGCGCACGCGGGTTACCTGTACGCCTTCCGCGAATTTCGCTTCCATCGGGCCGGCGACGACTTCGACCTCGAAGCCGTTCGCGTAGAATACCGAGGCGAGCGCGACGGCGGTTTTGCCGCTGCTGCGGTTGCTGATGTAGCGGACCGGGTCTATCGCTTCTTCGGTGCGGCCTGCGGTCAAAAGAACTTTCTTGCCGTGGCCGGGAAGGGTCGCATCTTGTGTCGGCGGAACATCTTGTGCCACAGGACATGCGGGGGCGTTGCGGGGGTGGCCCCCGCTAGATGGGGTAGCGAGCGACGCAGTGCGAGGTAGGGGCAGGCTTGCCCCTTCCAAGTATTCCACGATCTCCGCGGGTTCCATCAGGCGGCCTTGCCCGACTTCGCCGCAGGCGAGTTCACCGGCCGGGGATTCGAGAACAGTCGTGTCTTCGAAGTTGCGGAGGATTTCGAGGTTGCGTTTTACTGCGGGCGAATTGTACATCGCGACGTTCATCGCGGGCGCGACAACGCGCGGGCAGGTGCAACTCATGAAGCAGAGGCTCACCGGGTCGTCGGCGATACCGCAGGCGAACTTGCCGATGACATTTGCTGTCGCGGGCACCACCAGGTAGAGGTCGGCCCAGCGGGGGAAATCTATGTGCTGGAAAGGACGTGCCTCGACGGCCCCGTTCTTGAGGTATACGGGACACTTGGAGAGGCTTGCAAAAGTGAGCGGGGCGACGAATTCGGTTGCGGCATCGGTCATGCACACGCGCACCGTGGCTCCCTTTTTCTGCAAAAGGCGCAAGAGTTCGCAGGCCTTGTAGGCGGCGATGCCTCCAGAGACGCCCAACAGGATTTTCTTTCCGGCGAGGTTCATGAAACGCAAGATAGAAAAATGTGCGGCGAAGCCGCAGTTGCTAGTATCTAGTTGATAGTTACTAGCGATTGCTTATGTCAGAAATTTAGTTGGCAGAACTTAGTTCACTTCTACAGATTCAGTGAACATAATGCAAAAAAATCCCCGCGACTTTCATCGCGGGGGATTTTGTAACCAGTATTTCTAGCGACTAGTAACTAGCGGCCAGAAACCAAATTACTTGGCTTCTTCAGCAGCGGCGTCAGCCGGCTTTTCAGCCTTCTTCTTGGTGGTCTTCTTCTTCGGAGCAGTAGCTTCGCCAATCGTCGTGCCCGATTCGCCCGGCTTGTGGGAGTCCATCCAAGCCTTGAGTTCAGCGGATTCGCGGTTCTTGAAGTAGTCCACCACGGAGAGGTAGATCTTGCGGTTGTTCTGGTCGATTTCGGTCACAACAGCCGGAACTTCGTCGCCAACCTTGAATGCATCGGCCGGAACCTTGATGTATTCAGCGGTGAGCTTGGAGACCGGGATGAAGCCTTCGATACCGTCGTTGAGTTCAACCACGACGCCGCGGTCGAGCATACGAACGATCTTGCCCTTCACTTCGGCATCAACCGG
This window of the Fibrobacter sp. genome carries:
- a CDS encoding phosphopantothenate--cysteine ligase family flavoprotein, with protein sequence MNLAGKKILLGVSGGIAAYKACELLRLLQKKGATVRVCMTDAATEFVAPLTFASLSKCPVYLKNGAVEARPFQHIDFPRWADLYLVVPATANVIGKFACGIADDPVSLCFMSCTCPRVVAPAMNVAMYNSPAVKRNLEILRNFEDTTVLESPAGELACGEVGQGRLMEPAEIVEYLEGASLPLPRTASLATPSSGGHPRNAPACPVAQDVPPTQDATLPGHGKKVLLTAGRTEEAIDPVRYISNRSSGKTAVALASVFYANGFEVEVVAGPMEAKFAEGVQVTRVRSAQEMHDAVMARQPSADVIVHCAAVADYRPKTAAAEKIKDSRSQLTIELVPNPNILRDCTAARASQASNNRTANQVIVGFALETDHFKEHAAEKLAKSGADALLLNAPVASGSGFGYDDVRYTLIRPNAEICEMKMGGKIDLATEIVEFALNELHERQGGSDA